One window of Dysidea avara chromosome 11, odDysAvar1.4, whole genome shotgun sequence genomic DNA carries:
- the LOC136239384 gene encoding uncharacterized protein, with protein MASLPDDFGVKIQRLTVSESEVQKLGQDLGNGAYGRVYTVKYCGLICAAKEIHSILMEGAQTPDEKRRLKDNFVRECTHCSELSHPNIVSFMGIYFPTRQLLPVMIMELMDESLTAYMEKKNLKVPLMRKGSVLLDVAEGLSYLHVWRPPIVHRDLSPNNILLKTGEGGGVTAKIADLGVAKAIKANKKVQSRLTKVPGTMDYMPPEAFEEDPDYNTSLDVFSYGGVMLFVANQEWPTPTVQARMDSNGRLIAFTEVQRRQKYLDKMTEGAEVLRPLIESCLSNDPAKRPTMAAVTEALKSIKESPPLVPALQSGCYEITWEKCADLPSPMYYISAVLHDKKVYIMAGMAPEDDTLYNVYCYNITTDQWEQLPPPGHHFGGLQIIDGKLTVIGGVDNVTKKTTNKITTFTNNSWAAHFPNLLRARSKPGVVSHSEYVIVAGGERDKDTFNDDIEILNTTQPSQWIMTTVLLPRPMWGMFPTISNGDLYIVGYTSPRGQSCKAYNLPVEIITSTLPLPAGDQSVQWVELPKTPYYNTITIPNTHPPVIIGGSTQGVPTSDVAVLDDSCKIWKRVSSLSSPRSDVAVVHIDSDTILVLGGCNGGKGIAGALAHSITTVEKGRAILTQRTAAIPTEDTQCSIQ; from the exons ATGGCAAGTTTACCAGACGACTTCGGTGTGAAAATACAACGCTTAACCGTCTCTGAATCAGAGGTTCAAAAACTGGGCCAGGACTTGGGGAATGGAGCGTACGGGAGGGTCTACACGGTGAAGTATTGTGGATTGATATGCGCAGCGAAAGAGATCCACTCCATTCTGATGGAAGGCGCACAGACCCCAGACGAAAAGCGACGTCTCAAGGACAATTTCGTGCGTGAGTGTACTCACTGCAGCGAACTCAGCCACCCCAATATCGTCAGCTTCATGGGTATCTACTTTCCCACACGACAGTTACTTCCGGTGATGATTATGGAGTTGATGGATGAAAGTCTCACCGCTTACATGGAGAAGAAGAATCTCAAGGTCCCTTTGATGAGGAAAGGCTCCGTATTGCTCGATGTAGCCGAAG GATTGAGCTACCTCCATGTGTGGAGACCTCCCATTGTCCACCGTGATTTATCTCCTAACAATATTCTTCTTAAGACAGGCGAGGGAGGAGGCGTGACTGCAAAGATTGCAGACCTGGGTGTGGCTAAAGCGATAAAAGCTAACAAGAAGGTGCAGAGCAGGCTCACCAAAGTCCCAGGAACAATGGACTACATGCCACCTGAAGCATTTGAAGAAGACCCGGATTACAACACTTCACTAGATGTGTTCTCTTATGGAGGTGTCATGTTGTTTGTTGCCAACCAAGAATGGCCCACTCCTACAGTTCAAGCGAGGATGGATTCTAATGGCAGACTAATTGCCTTCACAGAGGTGCAGCGTCGGCAAAAGTACCTAGATAAGATGACCGAAGGAGCAGAAGTGCTGCGGCCACTCATAGAGTCCTGTCTTAGTAATGACCCTGCTAAACGTCCCACAATGGCAGCTGTGACTGAGGCTCTTAAATCAATAAAG GAGTCACCTCCTTTGGTGCCGGCACTACAAAGTGGTTGTTATGAGATCACATGGGAGAAGTGTGCAGACCTGCCCTCTCCCATGTACTACATATCAGCAGTCCTACATGACAAGAAGGTATACATCATGGCTGGTATGGCTCCAGAAGATGATACATTATATAATGTCTACTGCTACAACATCACCACTGACCAGTGGGAACAGTTACCTCCCCCTGGTCACCACTTTGGTGGACTACAAATAATTGATGGGAAATTAACTGTAATTGGTGGAGTGGATAATGTTACTAAGAAGACAACTAACAAAATCACTACCTTCACCAACAACAGTTGGGCTGCCCACTTCCCCAACTTGTTAAGAGCCAGGAGTAAACCAGGAGTAGTGAGTCACTCTGAGTATGTCATTGTAGCAGGTGGAGAGAGAGACAAGGATACTTTCAATGATGATATTGAGATACTGAACACTACACAACCATCTCAGTGGATTATGACGACTGTCCTCCTGCCAAGACCAATGTGGGGCATGTTCCCCACTATCAGTAATGGTGACCTGTACATTGTGGGATATACTAGCCCCAGGGGTCAATCCTGTAAGGCATACAATTTACCTGTGGAGATCATTACCTCTACACTGCCACTTCCAGCAGGTGATCAGTCAGTTCAATGGGTGGAGTTACCAAAAACCCCTTACTATAACACTATAACAATACCAAACACTCACCCACCAGTGATCATTGGTGGTAGCACCCAGGGTGTTCCTACTTCTGATGTTGCTGTGTTGGATGATTCCTGTAAGATTTGGAAGAGAGTATCATCATTGTCCAGTCCCAGATCTGATGTTGCTGTAGTCCACATTGATTCTGACACCATCCTTGTCCTTGGGGGTTGTAATGGTGGAAAAGGTATTGCAGGAGCTCTGGCACATTCCATCACTACAGTGGAGAAGGGAAGAGCTATCCTCACACAAAGAACAGCAGCTATTCCTACAGAAGACACTCAGTGTAGTATCCAGTAA
- the LOC136238850 gene encoding thioredoxin-like protein 1, which produces MATVPPSRVKVILSDAEFKSELTQAESALVVVKFTATWCAPCQSIAPKYHEFSRRHTGALFLEVDVDRCQVIAKRYEVRAIPVFIFFRNREKIHLVKGADMNSLEAAITQHITSGPSVEAGGGSDAPKVPGQMNLNSFIEKSGSECLNEQDDHPLINCLTFSNSGYLESDCDEQLILAFKFSQPIKLHTLIFRAPSDGCGPKTVKLFTNQPNTLDFDQAEQQRPVQELMLSPTDLSEDSVMSLNYVKYQNVQNLTVFIKDNQGGKETTVLEYLGLYGTPLDSTNMKDFKRIAGEIGESH; this is translated from the exons ATGGCTACCGTTCCTCCCAGTAGAGTGAAGGTAATTTTAAGTGATGCGGAATTCAAAAGCGAGCTAACTCAAGCAGAAAGCGCACTCGTAGTTGTCAAGTTCACGGCAACCTG GTGTGCTCCTTGCCAGTCAATTGCACCAAAGTATCATGAGTTCAGTAGAAGACACACAGGGGCCTTATTTCTAGAAGTGGACGTGGACCGTTGTCAA GTGATAGCCAAGAGATATGAAGTGAGAGCTATCCCAGTGTTCATCTTCTTCAGGAATCGTGAGAAGATCCATCTGGTCAAAGGAGCAGATATGAATAGTTTAGAGGCGGCCATTACACAACACATCACTAGTGGTCCCAGTGTGGAGGCTGGAGGAGGAAGTGATGCTCCTAAAGTACCTGGTCAG ATGAACCTCAACTCTTTCATTGAGAAAAGTGGTAGTGAATGTTTGAATGAACAAGATGATCATCCATTAATAAATTGTCTCACCTTCAGCAACAGTGGCTACCTTGAGAGTGACTGTGATGAACAG TTGATATTGGCATTCAAGTTCAGTCAACCAATTAAACTACACACATTGATCTTTAGAGCTCCAAGTGATG GATGTGGTCCAAAGACAGTTAAGTTATTTACTAATCAGCCGAACACGTTGGACTTTGATCAAGCTGAGCAGCAGAGACCAGTACAGGAGCTGATGTTGAGCCCTACTGACCTCTCAGAGGATAGTGTTATGAGTTTGAATTATGTCAAATACCAGAATGTGCAGAACCTGACT GTGTTTATTAAGGATAATCAAGGAGGGAAGGAGACTACAGTATTGGAGTACCTGGGACTGTATGGTACTCCATTGGACTCCACTAACATGAAGGACTTTAAGAGA ATTGCTGGTGAAATTGGAGAGAGCCACTGA